The stretch of DNA AGGAATTGATTTCCAAGCCCTTCTCCTTTGGCAGCGCCCTTAACTAATCCTGCGATATCAACAAACTGCATGGTCGTCGGCAGGGTTTGCTGAGGTTTTACAATAGCACTAAGCGCATCAAGGCGGGGATCGGGAACGGTTACAATGCCCACATTAGGTTCTATGGTACAGAAAGGATAGTTAGCTGCTTCAATTCCTGCCTTGGTCAGCGCGTTGAATAATGTCGATTTGCCGACATTGGGTAAGCCGACGATACCGCATTTAAATCCCATAGTAACCTCACTTCAAAATCAATGAAACTCATCAGTCGATGAGTTATTATCCATTAATGACATTCATTGCCGCAGCAATATTGCCGTCAATAATGGTCGGTGCAGCCTGGATAGCCCGATCAATTGCTTCCAGAATTAATTGCTTGTCATTCTGCGATGGTTTACCCAGCACATAATTAAGCACCAAATCTTTGTGGCCTGGGTGATCAATTCCCACTCGCAGACGATGAAACGCCTGGCTGCCAAGATGAGCGATAATATCGCGCAAGCCATTATGTCCGCCATGTCCTCCACCCGATTTCAGCTTAATTCGGCCCGCAGGCAAATCAAGCTCATCATGAACAACCAGAATCTCTTCAGGTTTTATACGATAAAACTGGGCAACTTCCCGCACTGGGAGACCGCTGTTATTCATAAAGGTTAGTGGAAGGAGGAGTCGGCAGCGACCATCCAACGTTGCCAGCTCAGCGTTTAATTTCTTTTCAGTTTTGAAAGCCAAATCAAAATGTTGTGCTAAAGCTTCCACGAACCAGGCGCCGGCATTATGTCGAGTAGGCACATAGGCCGAACCCGGGTTGCGAAGGCCAATTATTAGTTTAATAGTCATAAAATAAGCAAAATCAGGGAAGAGGCGGGCTCGCCTCTTCCAAAACAAATTTATTCTGCTGCTTCTGCGGATTCACCTTCTTCCGCATCGCCTGCACTGCCTCGGGGAGCATGAATGCTGACTACTGGATGATTGTGAGTGCCGTCTGCCAGGTCAACAGTAAGTTGAACGCCTTTAGGCAATTTCAGGTCAGATAAATGAATTACCTGGTCCATTACCATGCTGGACAAATCCACTTCAATAAATTCAGGTAAATCTTTAGCCTGGCAACGAACTTCAACTTGGGTCATCGTGTGGTTGACAATACCGCCGGCTTTAACTGCTTTGCATTGCTGTTCGTTTGTGAAGTGAACAGGAACGTGTTTAATCAGTACATCTTTAGCAGAAACACGTTGTAAATCCATATGCAGAACAATAGGCTTGTAGGGATGACGTTGCAAATCCTTCAGAATAACGTGCTCAACCTTGCCATCCACTTTCAGATCAAAAATACTTGAATAAATACTTTCCTGTTCAAGTGCCTTGATCACTTTATTATGTAATAAATGGATTGTTTGTGGTTTTTTGTCGCCGCCGTAAAGAATGGCGGGAACTTTATTTTCAAGACGACGCAGGCGGCGGCTCGCACCTTTTCCCATATCAGTTCTTGATTCGGCTTCCAGTAAAATAGGCATTAAAAAATCTCCAAATAAAATAAAAATCGTCAAATTTACCCGACATTTTGCCCGCGACCAGGGAAAATGCTAAAATGGATGGGCAGGGAAGTATACAATAATTTAAATACAACTTGAAGTCAGGGCATTAATTTCATAGAATATGCCACTTTGTTGAACTTGTGTAAGCCAAATGTGGCGAGTGGGAGAAGAGCTATGTATGCGGTAATTAAGAGCGGCGGTAAGCAGTACCGTGTCAAAGAAGGCGATGTTTTAAAATTAGAATTGCTGACCGCAGACGTTGGCAAAGAAATCAACTTTAGCGAAGTGCTAATGCTGACAGACGGCGATAAGGTGACTTGCGGCTCTCCTTTAATATCCAATGCCTCTGTAACTGCTGAAGTGCTTGAACATGGCCGACACAAAAAGGTTAAGATTATTAAATTCAGACGTCGTAAGCACCATATGAAACAAATGGGGCACCGACAATATTATACGCAGGTTAAAATTACTGCGATCAGCAAGTAGAGGGGAGAGAAATGGCTCATAAGAAAGCGGGTGGTAGTACGCGTAACGGACGTGACTCGAATCCCAAGTATCTTGGTGTAAAACGCTTTGGCGGTCAATTTGTGAATGCGGGAGAAATCCTTGTGCGTCAGCGTGGTACACGTTTCCACCCAGGCGTTGGCGTGGGTTGTGGCCGCGATCATACATTGTATGCTTTGGTTACCGGTTACGTTGAGTTCAATGTAAAAGGCGTCAAAAATCGTAAATTTGTTAATGTCCAGGCGGTAGAAGAGCAGGCATAATCTGCTCATGCAGGACAATAGCTTTAAGCCCCGCTACCGGGGCTTTTTTTTTCATTTTGGGTAAGAAAACATGAAATTTGTTGATGAAGCCCTCATTAA from Legionella quinlivanii encodes:
- the rpmA gene encoding 50S ribosomal protein L27 — encoded protein: MAHKKAGGSTRNGRDSNPKYLGVKRFGGQFVNAGEILVRQRGTRFHPGVGVGCGRDHTLYALVTGYVEFNVKGVKNRKFVNVQAVEEQA
- a CDS encoding 50S ribosomal protein L25/general stress protein Ctc translates to MPILLEAESRTDMGKGASRRLRRLENKVPAILYGGDKKPQTIHLLHNKVIKALEQESIYSSIFDLKVDGKVEHVILKDLQRHPYKPIVLHMDLQRVSAKDVLIKHVPVHFTNEQQCKAVKAGGIVNHTMTQVEVRCQAKDLPEFIEVDLSSMVMDQVIHLSDLKLPKGVQLTVDLADGTHNHPVVSIHAPRGSAGDAEEGESAEAAE
- the pth gene encoding aminoacyl-tRNA hydrolase, with translation MTIKLIIGLRNPGSAYVPTRHNAGAWFVEALAQHFDLAFKTEKKLNAELATLDGRCRLLLPLTFMNNSGLPVREVAQFYRIKPEEILVVHDELDLPAGRIKLKSGGGHGGHNGLRDIIAHLGSQAFHRLRVGIDHPGHKDLVLNYVLGKPSQNDKQLILEAIDRAIQAAPTIIDGNIAAAMNVING
- the rplU gene encoding 50S ribosomal protein L21 produces the protein MYAVIKSGGKQYRVKEGDVLKLELLTADVGKEINFSEVLMLTDGDKVTCGSPLISNASVTAEVLEHGRHKKVKIIKFRRRKHHMKQMGHRQYYTQVKITAISK